The Pyrus communis chromosome 2, drPyrComm1.1, whole genome shotgun sequence genome includes a window with the following:
- the LOC137724998 gene encoding uncharacterized protein: protein MANLSRSPFTDEIKQMEPSRKFSPSYFTLFKGDEDSDIHLMHYQNAITLYANNDTLMCKIFAMTLQVFIEEYSSYCSIKKKSDHLFNMKNGPNESLHTYVKRFKAEKAKIIRYDDNVACSAFRKGLLTDHPLFEELIMCENITLTDFYALAEKHSLSDEAKLSQKPHK, encoded by the exons ATGGCCAACCTGAGCAGGTCACCATTTACAGACGAGATCAAGCAGATGGAACCATCACGGAAGTTTAGCCCATCGTATTTTACCTTGTTCAAAGGAGATGAAGATTCGGACATACACTTAATGCACTACCAAAATGCCATAACCCTCTATGCCAACAACGACActctcatgtgcaagatctTTGCCATGACTCTCCAAG ttttcatTGAGGAATATTCATCCTACTGCTCAATCAAGAAGAAGTCTGACCACCTCTTTAACATGAAAAATGGCCCGAATGAGTCACTACACACATACGTCAAGAGGTTTAAGGCGGAGAAGGCAAAGATCATCAGATACGATGATAATGTCGCATGTTCAGCCTTCCGAAAGGGGCTTCTAACAGATCACCCACTTTTCGAAGAATTGATCATGTGTGAGAACATAACCTTGACAGACTTTTATGCTTTGGCAGAAAAGCACTCCCTCTCGGATGAGGCCAAGCTATCCCAGAAGCCACATAAGTAG
- the LOC137724999 gene encoding uncharacterized protein codes for MAIKAQALANFIAEFTPSLKNEATQPESVPEATEHAIATPAPLDRDFWRLHIDGSSNYQRSRAGLILTTPDSSMFEQAITLSFKVSNNEAEYEALLAGLRLAKDLVVKKHMIYYDSQLITNQTSGEYATKHPRMARYLAKVREQLETFQAYTLT; via the coding sequence ATGGCTATAAAGGCCCAGGCATTGGCAAACTTTATAGCAGAATTCACCCCAAGCTTAAAGAATGAAGCAACCCAGCCCGAAAGTGTTCCAGAGGCAACCGAACACGCCATAGCTACACCAGCACCACTTGATAGAGATTTCTGGCGTTTGCACATTGATGGATCATCCAACTACCAAAGATCAAGGGCAGGCCTAATTCTTACTACCCCAGACAGTTCAATGTTCGAGCAGGCGATCACTCTAAGCTTCAAGGTGTCAAACAATGAAGCAGAGTATGAAGCTTTACTAGCAGGTCTCCGATTGGCGAAAGACCTAGTGGTGAAGAAGCACATGATCTATTATGATTCCCAGCTGATCACCAACCAAACCTCAGGGGAGTACGCAACAAAGCATCCAAGGATGGCCAGATACCTCGCGAAGGTACGAGAGCAGCTAGAGACATTCCAGGCGTACACACTCACTTAG